A stretch of the Flavobacterium sp. 5 genome encodes the following:
- a CDS encoding TonB-dependent receptor produces the protein MKLKFLFFTLFICVIGFSQNNGTITGVLLDKDSNNQPLPFANVMIKGTKIGVNTDIDGKYTITTTPGNHTIQFSFLGYESVEVPVTVTANQTVVLNNSLGSGSYKLKDVVIKSSAGGREKETALLLEQKQAVVIKQSIGAQEMSRKGVSDVEEGLTKITGITKVGSRGLFVRGLEDRYNNLLINDLAAPTNNPFSKIVPLDLFPTNIVGVIDVYKTFNPNIYGDFAGGTFNIQTSKASKSITKLNLGFGYTTGNSLKDFLLSQDADTAKGFWGFNGSERELPSFLGETATRKTFTTNQALASVSNNKGFSVSEGKSPLNTSINLLHAEKFNLNKNRIFSYLLSINYDNNFAVREGVDRTIDISSTGSVYDNNFVTTDYRFKTTNSSLIGLNYSTDRLKLSFNTMYIRTTLNSIKDQYGQNGVNNPQNRLIRTNQLDKSDYLNAQLLGEYALNEDKSQTIKAGASYANTKYEQPDRKFFSGFVTGDDVISTTYGANNFIRQYLTVDGNSFYSALVEYNLKFGKNDKQNKLTVGYNGNGSKMESSYRFVASSGTNFSSTINDIDTHIINDILAHKAFFNESSNATYKVKLNEMANAGYANLFWKFGEKLEANAGIRFESTIKETNYRTLGTFDQPFQTLKYDNTYFLPSINLKYLATEKANIRFAASKTYTKPVIMESFPLSYLNADGTSTQGNSILKNSDNYNADLKYEVFPTAKEMFAFGLFGKHIINPIEKTFISNATSGTVTTFLNSDSANLFGAEAEFILDLGRITDDLSAFSWGFNATLMSSKVTVSPDFVSVDEDQKPSVKPSIETHQSRSLQGASDWLVNSDLKYEFSFSKDWTNTMSLVYGVFGKRIYAVGTNGQDHTYELPVQQLDFVWGSKISEHFDVKFTADNLLNPERKLEFGNDGTLKIAEESLLANSYKKGVGFSVKLGYTF, from the coding sequence ATGAAATTAAAATTTCTATTCTTTACACTATTTATTTGTGTTATTGGTTTCTCTCAAAACAATGGAACTATAACAGGTGTTTTATTAGACAAAGATTCCAACAATCAACCATTACCATTTGCTAATGTTATGATAAAAGGAACAAAAATAGGTGTTAATACTGATATTGATGGAAAATATACCATTACAACTACTCCTGGAAATCACACTATTCAATTTAGCTTTTTGGGTTATGAATCAGTAGAAGTTCCAGTAACTGTTACAGCTAACCAAACTGTTGTATTGAATAACTCTTTAGGGTCTGGAAGCTACAAATTAAAAGATGTAGTAATCAAATCTAGTGCAGGTGGAAGAGAGAAAGAAACTGCTTTATTATTAGAACAAAAACAAGCCGTAGTTATCAAACAAAGTATTGGTGCTCAGGAAATGTCCCGTAAAGGAGTTAGTGATGTAGAAGAAGGATTAACTAAAATTACTGGAATTACAAAAGTAGGTTCTCGCGGATTATTTGTTCGTGGACTAGAAGATCGTTACAATAATTTATTAATTAATGATTTGGCCGCGCCAACTAATAATCCATTTTCAAAAATTGTCCCTTTGGATTTGTTTCCAACTAATATTGTTGGAGTAATTGATGTTTACAAAACTTTCAACCCAAATATCTATGGGGATTTTGCTGGAGGAACGTTTAATATTCAAACTTCAAAAGCATCTAAAAGCATCACCAAATTAAATCTTGGTTTCGGTTACACAACTGGAAACAGTCTTAAGGATTTTTTACTTTCTCAAGATGCTGACACCGCAAAAGGATTTTGGGGTTTTAACGGAAGCGAAAGAGAACTACCAAGCTTTTTAGGAGAAACGGCAACAAGAAAAACATTTACAACCAATCAAGCTTTAGCCTCAGTAAGTAATAACAAAGGTTTTAGTGTAAGCGAAGGCAAAAGCCCTCTAAACACAAGTATCAATCTTCTTCATGCTGAAAAATTCAACTTGAATAAAAATAGAATTTTCTCGTATTTACTTTCTATAAATTACGATAATAATTTCGCAGTAAGAGAAGGTGTAGACAGAACTATTGATATATCGTCAACGGGTTCTGTATATGATAATAATTTTGTAACCACAGATTACCGTTTCAAAACTACAAATTCCTCATTGATAGGATTGAACTACAGTACAGATAGACTGAAATTGTCATTCAACACAATGTACATTAGAACGACATTAAACTCTATAAAAGATCAATACGGACAAAATGGAGTTAATAACCCTCAAAATAGACTTATCCGCACCAATCAATTGGACAAAAGCGATTATCTAAATGCTCAGTTATTAGGAGAATATGCTTTAAATGAAGACAAAAGCCAAACTATTAAAGCTGGTGCTTCTTATGCAAATACAAAATACGAGCAACCGGATCGTAAATTTTTCTCAGGGTTTGTAACTGGTGATGATGTGATTAGCACTACTTATGGAGCAAATAATTTCATACGTCAGTATTTAACTGTTGATGGAAATTCATTTTACTCTGCTTTAGTTGAGTATAATTTAAAATTTGGGAAAAATGACAAACAAAACAAATTAACAGTTGGTTATAATGGTAATGGATCTAAAATGGAATCCTCATACCGTTTTGTTGCCAGTTCTGGTACTAATTTTTCTTCAACAATAAACGATATAGATACTCACATAATCAACGACATTTTAGCTCATAAAGCATTTTTTAACGAAAGTTCTAATGCTACTTATAAAGTTAAACTTAACGAAATGGCAAATGCAGGGTATGCTAATTTGTTTTGGAAATTTGGTGAAAAACTGGAAGCAAATGCAGGAATTCGATTTGAAAGCACAATCAAAGAGACAAACTACAGAACATTAGGTACTTTTGATCAACCTTTCCAGACATTAAAGTATGACAACACTTATTTTTTACCCTCGATAAACCTAAAATATTTAGCTACTGAAAAAGCGAACATCCGCTTTGCAGCAAGTAAAACATATACTAAACCAGTCATAATGGAATCATTCCCATTATCATACCTTAATGCCGATGGAACTTCTACTCAAGGAAACTCAATTTTAAAAAACAGTGATAATTACAATGCTGATTTAAAATATGAAGTATTCCCAACAGCAAAAGAAATGTTTGCCTTCGGATTATTTGGAAAACATATTATAAACCCAATCGAAAAAACATTTATTTCGAACGCTACAAGTGGAACTGTTACTACCTTTTTGAACTCAGACAGTGCTAACTTATTTGGGGCAGAAGCTGAATTTATATTAGACTTAGGAAGAATTACTGATGATTTATCCGCTTTTTCATGGGGATTTAATGCTACATTAATGTCATCAAAAGTTACTGTAAGTCCAGATTTTGTATCTGTAGATGAAGATCAAAAACCTTCTGTAAAACCTTCTATCGAAACACATCAATCAAGATCATTGCAAGGGGCATCTGATTGGTTAGTGAATTCGGATTTGAAATACGAATTTAGTTTTAGCAAAGATTGGACAAATACCATGTCGTTAGTTTATGGCGTTTTTGGAAAAAGAATATATGCCGTAGGAACAAATGGACAAGATCATACTTATGAATTGCCAGTACAACAATTAGACTTTGTTTGGGGAAGTAAAATATCAGAACATTTTGATGTAAAATTCACCGCAGACAACTTATTAAATCCAGAAAGAAAATTAGAATTTGGAAATGATGGTACACTAAAAATAGCTGAAGAATCATTATTAGCTAATAGTTATAAAAAAGGAGTAGGATTCTCAGTAAAATTAGGATATACTTTTTAG
- a CDS encoding T9SS type A sorting domain-containing protein yields the protein MAKNYFYITLLAALFFTTGALAQDNKQPKTQEDASIEGLSLYPNPVATGKVYITSKKDSEKEIIIFDVLGKKVLQTVISTKELNISNLSPGIYIIKITEEGATSSRKLIVQ from the coding sequence ATGGCAAAAAACTACTTTTATATTACTCTCTTAGCGGCTCTTTTTTTTACTACTGGTGCACTAGCACAAGATAATAAGCAGCCGAAAACTCAAGAAGATGCTTCAATTGAAGGGTTAAGTTTGTATCCAAATCCTGTGGCCACTGGTAAAGTTTACATCACTTCAAAGAAAGATTCAGAAAAAGAGATTATTATTTTTGATGTGTTAGGAAAAAAGGTCTTACAAACCGTAATTAGCACCAAAGAATTAAATATCTCTAATCTATCCCCAGGGATTTATATCATTAAAATAACCGAAGAAGGCGCCACTAGTAGCAGAAAACTAATAGTCCAATAA
- a CDS encoding acyl transferase, with the protein MSLSSKKILITASDIFTISSQKQFEKIALKVFRFQYENNLVYQEFCDLLKTNPQKVKSLHQIPFLPIQFFKSHSVVSNNNPIETTFTSSGTTGAITSRHLVTDVSIYEESYRKAFSQFYGNIEDYVVLALLPSYLEREGSSLIHMVEDLIQLTNNDNSGFYLNNHEELIQKLIELDEAGQNVILIGVTYALLDLIEKRTFQLQHTIIMETGGMKGKRKEMIREELHEQLCDGFGVTAIHSEYGMTELLSQAYSLGNGVFECPSWMQIHIRDTEDALTYINDGKTGGINVIDLANINSCSFIATQDLGKKYPNTTFEVLGRFDNSDIRGCNLMVI; encoded by the coding sequence ATATCTTTGTCCTCAAAAAAAATCTTGATTACAGCCAGCGACATATTTACCATTTCGAGTCAGAAGCAATTTGAAAAAATAGCTTTAAAAGTATTCCGTTTTCAATATGAAAACAATTTGGTTTACCAGGAATTCTGCGATTTATTAAAAACAAATCCGCAGAAAGTAAAGTCGCTGCATCAAATTCCTTTTTTGCCTATTCAGTTTTTCAAGAGTCATAGTGTAGTTTCAAACAATAATCCTATAGAAACCACTTTTACTAGTAGCGGAACAACTGGTGCTATTACCAGCAGACATTTGGTTACAGATGTTTCGATTTATGAAGAAAGCTATCGCAAAGCCTTTTCACAATTTTACGGCAACATCGAAGATTATGTGGTCTTGGCATTACTTCCATCCTATCTTGAAAGAGAAGGCTCTTCATTAATCCATATGGTAGAAGATTTAATACAGCTTACCAACAACGATAATAGTGGTTTTTACCTCAACAATCACGAAGAGTTAATTCAAAAGTTAATAGAATTAGACGAAGCAGGTCAAAATGTAATTCTAATTGGAGTTACATATGCCTTATTGGATTTAATCGAAAAAAGAACATTCCAACTCCAACATACCATTATCATGGAAACGGGTGGAATGAAAGGGAAACGCAAAGAAATGATTCGTGAAGAATTGCACGAGCAACTTTGTGACGGTTTTGGCGTTACTGCCATCCATTCTGAATACGGCATGACCGAACTACTTTCTCAGGCTTATTCTTTAGGAAATGGCGTATTTGAATGCCCTTCCTGGATGCAAATTCACATTCGCGATACCGAAGATGCACTAACATATATAAACGACGGTAAAACTGGCGGAATTAACGTTATCGACCTAGCCAATATCAATTCTTGTTCGTTTATTGCTACGCAGGATTTGGGCAAAAAATATCCCAATACCACTTTCGAAGTATTGGGACGTTTTGATAATTCTGATATTCGTGGTTGTAACCTAATGGTTATTTAA
- the tyrS gene encoding tyrosine--tRNA ligase — protein sequence MKNIISELQWRGLVHDIMPGTEEQLLKEMTTTYIGFDPTSDSLHIGSLVPIILLVHLKNFGHKPIALVGGATGMIGDPSGKSDERNLLDEATLNHNVEGIKGVLSRFLDFNDNTVNAPVLVNNYDWMKGLSFINFARDVGKRITVNYMMAKDSVKKRLAGEGEGMSFTEFTYQLIQGYDFYHLHKEYNCLLQMGGSDQWGNITTGTELVRRMNVGEEAKAYAMTCPLITKADGSKFGKSEGGNVWLTADKTSVYKFYQFWLNTTDVDAEKYIKIFTFLDKDTIDALIEEHKVAPHLRVLQRKLAEELTVFVHSAAELEKAIQASNILFGNSNAEDLKQLDSATFLEVFDGVPQAEITKSDIESGLDIVLVLNEKTGFFKSNGEARRALTANSISVNREKIKEDFVLSTNDLINNEFVLLQSGKKNYFIVRVV from the coding sequence ATGAAAAATATTATTTCCGAATTACAATGGCGTGGTTTAGTTCACGATATCATGCCAGGAACCGAAGAACAACTTTTAAAAGAAATGACAACTACTTACATTGGATTTGATCCTACATCAGATTCTTTGCATATTGGTAGTTTGGTGCCGATTATTTTATTGGTTCACCTTAAGAATTTTGGACACAAACCTATTGCTTTAGTAGGTGGTGCGACAGGAATGATTGGAGATCCTTCTGGGAAATCTGATGAGAGAAATTTATTAGATGAGGCTACTTTAAATCATAATGTAGAAGGAATAAAAGGAGTGTTGTCTCGTTTTTTAGATTTTAATGATAATACCGTAAATGCACCAGTTTTAGTCAATAATTATGATTGGATGAAAGGTTTGTCTTTTATCAATTTTGCTCGTGATGTGGGTAAACGTATCACGGTAAATTATATGATGGCTAAAGATTCTGTAAAGAAAAGATTAGCTGGAGAAGGTGAAGGAATGTCATTTACTGAGTTTACATACCAATTAATCCAAGGATACGATTTTTATCATTTACACAAAGAATACAACTGTTTGTTGCAAATGGGAGGTTCTGACCAATGGGGAAATATCACAACAGGAACCGAATTAGTAAGAAGAATGAATGTTGGAGAAGAAGCCAAAGCGTATGCAATGACTTGTCCATTAATCACCAAAGCAGACGGTTCTAAATTTGGAAAGTCTGAAGGTGGAAATGTGTGGTTGACTGCTGATAAAACTTCTGTTTATAAATTTTACCAATTTTGGTTAAATACAACTGATGTTGATGCTGAAAAGTATATCAAAATCTTTACCTTTTTGGATAAAGATACTATTGATGCTTTAATTGAAGAGCATAAAGTTGCACCTCACTTAAGAGTTTTGCAAAGAAAATTAGCTGAAGAATTAACTGTTTTTGTTCATTCTGCAGCAGAATTAGAAAAAGCAATTCAAGCATCAAATATTTTATTCGGAAACTCAAATGCTGAAGATTTGAAACAATTAGATTCTGCTACTTTTTTAGAAGTTTTTGATGGTGTTCCTCAAGCAGAAATTACTAAATCGGATATTGAATCCGGTTTGGATATTGTTTTAGTTTTAAATGAAAAAACAGGATTTTTTAAATCGAATGGTGAAGCCAGAAGAGCTTTAACAGCGAATTCAATTTCTGTAAATAGAGAAAAAATCAAAGAAGATTTCGTTTTGTCAACGAACGATTTAATCAATAATGAATTTGTGTTGTTGCAAAGCGGTAAGAAGAACTATTTTATAGTTAGAGTTGTGTAA
- a CDS encoding NAD-dependent epimerase/dehydratase family protein — protein sequence MILVTGGTGLVGAHLLIHLADKREEIRAIYRNLENIQKTKSLFSLYKKDALFELIQWIEADVLDIPSLEHAFQGINKVYHCAAMISFDPKDENLVRKTNIEGTANIVNFCLTYNIQKLCHVSSIAALGDLAAHESIITEGTEWNPEKLHSDYAISKYGSEMEIWRGQQEGLKVIMVNPGVIIGPGFWNQGSGELFTKVKNGLPFYTKGSTGFIAVTDVITIMHQLMESDIYGERYTLIGQNIIFKDFLFSIADALKVKRPKHHATPFMINTLSKLDWIASIFFGKKRQLSKASAKSSYSTDLYSNEKIKNALNITFIDVFDYIQKITIL from the coding sequence ATGATATTAGTAACTGGAGGAACAGGTTTAGTAGGCGCCCATCTCTTAATCCATTTAGCGGATAAAAGAGAAGAAATTCGGGCTATTTATAGAAATCTTGAAAATATCCAAAAGACAAAATCACTGTTTTCATTATATAAAAAGGACGCTCTTTTTGAATTAATCCAATGGATTGAAGCTGATGTTCTTGATATCCCATCTTTAGAACATGCTTTTCAAGGAATTAATAAAGTGTATCACTGTGCCGCCATGATTTCTTTTGATCCAAAAGATGAAAATCTTGTTAGAAAAACAAATATTGAAGGCACTGCTAACATTGTAAATTTCTGTTTGACATATAATATCCAAAAACTTTGTCATGTAAGTTCTATAGCTGCTCTTGGCGACTTAGCAGCACACGAATCAATCATTACTGAAGGAACTGAATGGAATCCTGAAAAACTTCATAGTGATTATGCGATCTCAAAATATGGATCGGAAATGGAAATTTGGCGTGGCCAACAAGAAGGACTTAAAGTTATAATGGTAAATCCTGGCGTAATTATTGGTCCTGGGTTTTGGAATCAAGGAAGCGGAGAGCTTTTTACCAAAGTAAAGAACGGATTACCTTTCTACACCAAAGGATCTACTGGTTTTATAGCGGTTACCGATGTTATTACCATCATGCACCAATTAATGGAAAGTGATATTTATGGAGAACGATACACCCTTATTGGTCAAAATATCATTTTTAAAGATTTTTTATTCTCGATTGCTGATGCCTTAAAAGTTAAAAGACCAAAGCATCATGCCACACCTTTTATGATAAACACTTTATCCAAATTGGATTGGATCGCTTCAATATTTTTTGGTAAAAAAAGACAACTCAGCAAAGCCTCTGCTAAGTCTTCCTATTCAACTGATTTATATTCTAATGAAAAAATAAAAAACGCCTTGAACATAACATTCATAGACGTTTTTGATTATATACAGAAAATTACAATCTTGTAA
- a CDS encoding DUF4296 domain-containing protein has translation MKKIISLFILVAFFFSCNKDLVAKPDNLIDKKMMENIFYDMAILDALKYQEPNSMSKNGINPKTYIFEKYKIDSLQFVKSNAYYAADYREYRVLFDNVNKRLEKEKNAVDLINKNAEKKKIALNKVKVKKIRDSIKKVQKQRELKIKKEKDSVDKVKKEKSLLTKKEKDSISKVKKGKSIKAKK, from the coding sequence ATGAAGAAAATAATTTCTCTTTTTATTTTAGTGGCCTTTTTTTTTAGCTGCAATAAGGATTTGGTTGCAAAACCTGATAATCTTATTGATAAAAAAATGATGGAAAATATTTTTTATGATATGGCAATCTTAGATGCTCTAAAATATCAAGAGCCAAATTCTATGTCAAAAAATGGAATCAATCCAAAGACCTATATCTTTGAGAAATATAAAATTGACAGTCTTCAATTTGTAAAAAGTAATGCCTATTACGCAGCTGATTATAGAGAGTATAGAGTGTTATTTGATAACGTAAACAAGCGATTAGAGAAGGAGAAAAATGCTGTAGATTTGATCAATAAAAATGCTGAAAAAAAGAAAATTGCATTAAATAAGGTAAAAGTAAAGAAAATCCGAGATTCTATAAAAAAGGTTCAGAAGCAAAGAGAATTAAAAATTAAAAAAGAGAAAGATTCTGTAGATAAAGTCAAAAAAGAAAAGAGTTTACTAACTAAAAAAGAAAAAGATTCTATTAGTAAGGTCAAAAAAGGAAAGAGTATAAAGGCTAAAAAATAG
- a CDS encoding dihydroorotase: MNRYLIKNAKIVNEGVIFEGDVLVENNLIVEVSDSISLKSSDCMIIDAEGSYLMPGVIDDQVHFREPGLTHKGDIESESRAAVAGGITSYIEQPNTVPNAVTQEILEEKYQIASEKSYANYSFMMGATNDNLEEVLKTNPKNVAGIKIFLGSSTGNMLVDNEAVLEKIFSCTSMLIAVHCEDEQTIKNNLEKYKEEYGEDVPVTAHHLIRSEEACYLSSSKAIALAKKTGARLHVFHLSTAKEMELFTNKIPLEEKKITAEVCVHHLWFTNDDYETKGNFIKWNPAVKTANDRKVLWEALNDGRIDVIATDHAPHTLEEKNQKYLQAPSGGPLVQHALVAMFEAHHQGKISVEKIVEKMCHNPAKIFKIEKRGFIKEGYYADLVIINPGLPWSVKKENILSKCGWSPFEKFTFKSRITHTFVNGKLVYSGFKVKDIRAGERMLFDR; the protein is encoded by the coding sequence ATGAATAGATATTTAATTAAAAATGCTAAAATAGTAAATGAAGGAGTTATTTTTGAAGGTGATGTTCTTGTAGAAAATAATCTTATTGTTGAGGTTTCGGACAGTATTAGTTTGAAATCGTCTGATTGTATGATTATTGATGCCGAGGGAAGTTATCTTATGCCTGGAGTTATTGATGATCAGGTACATTTTAGAGAACCGGGTCTTACTCATAAAGGAGATATTGAATCTGAGTCCAGAGCTGCAGTTGCAGGCGGGATAACTTCGTATATTGAACAACCTAACACAGTTCCGAATGCAGTTACTCAAGAAATTCTAGAGGAGAAATACCAAATTGCTTCCGAGAAATCGTATGCCAATTATTCATTTATGATGGGGGCTACCAATGATAATTTGGAAGAAGTGTTGAAAACAAATCCAAAAAATGTTGCTGGAATTAAAATATTTCTAGGTTCTTCTACAGGTAATATGTTGGTGGATAATGAAGCGGTTCTGGAAAAAATATTTTCGTGTACTTCTATGTTGATTGCAGTTCATTGTGAAGACGAGCAGACTATCAAGAATAATTTAGAAAAATATAAAGAAGAATATGGTGAAGATGTCCCAGTAACTGCTCATCATCTCATTCGTAGTGAAGAGGCTTGTTATTTATCTTCTTCAAAAGCTATTGCTTTGGCTAAAAAAACAGGAGCAAGATTGCATGTTTTTCATCTTTCGACTGCCAAAGAAATGGAATTGTTTACTAATAAAATTCCGCTTGAAGAAAAAAAGATTACTGCCGAAGTTTGTGTGCATCATTTATGGTTTACCAATGATGATTATGAAACAAAAGGTAATTTTATTAAGTGGAATCCAGCTGTTAAGACTGCCAATGACAGAAAAGTGTTGTGGGAAGCGCTTAATGATGGGCGTATTGATGTAATTGCTACCGATCACGCTCCGCATACATTAGAAGAGAAAAATCAAAAATATTTACAAGCTCCTTCCGGAGGGCCGCTTGTTCAACACGCCCTTGTGGCAATGTTTGAAGCACATCATCAAGGAAAGATAAGTGTAGAGAAAATCGTTGAAAAGATGTGTCATAATCCAGCAAAAATTTTCAAAATAGAAAAGAGAGGTTTTATTAAAGAGGGCTATTATGCCGATTTAGTAATTATCAATCCAGGTTTGCCTTGGAGTGTAAAGAAAGAAAATATACTTTCAAAATGTGGATGGTCTCCTTTTGAAAAGTTCACTTTTAAATCTAGAATTACACATACTTTCGTTAATGGTAAGTTGGTTTATTCTGGCTTTAAAGTAAAAGACATTCGTGCAGGAGAAAGAATGTTGTTTGATCGATAA
- a CDS encoding polyprenol monophosphomannose synthase has translation MNNCIVIIPTYNEIENIESIIRAVLSQHKPFHVLIIDDNSPDHTADKVVMLQEEFNGRLFLEKRAKKSGLGTAYVHGFKWALKNNYDFVFEMDADFSHNPKDLEKLYDACHFGDADLAIGSRYVTGVNVVNWPLSRVLMSYFASVYVRMITGMKIHDATAGFVCYKRIVLESINLDKIRFVGYAFQIEMKYRTYCKKLAISEVPIIFTDRTKGQSKMSNSIIVEAVLGVILLRLKKIFNSL, from the coding sequence ATGAACAATTGCATTGTTATAATTCCTACCTATAACGAAATTGAAAACATCGAAAGCATTATTAGAGCAGTGCTCTCTCAACACAAACCTTTCCATGTCTTAATTATTGATGATAACTCTCCTGATCATACTGCGGATAAGGTAGTTATGCTTCAAGAAGAGTTTAATGGCAGGTTGTTTTTGGAGAAAAGAGCTAAAAAGTCTGGGCTAGGTACTGCTTATGTGCATGGTTTTAAATGGGCTTTGAAAAATAATTATGATTTTGTTTTTGAAATGGATGCTGATTTCTCTCATAATCCCAAAGATTTAGAAAAATTATATGATGCTTGTCATTTTGGAGATGCTGATTTAGCTATTGGTTCTCGTTATGTAACAGGAGTAAATGTTGTTAATTGGCCTTTAAGTCGTGTTTTAATGTCTTATTTTGCGTCAGTTTATGTTCGTATGATTACTGGAATGAAAATACACGATGCTACGGCAGGTTTTGTTTGTTATAAAAGAATAGTACTCGAATCGATTAATCTTGATAAGATTAGATTTGTTGGTTATGCTTTTCAGATTGAAATGAAATACCGTACCTATTGTAAAAAATTAGCCATTTCGGAAGTACCAATTATCTTTACAGATAGAACCAAAGGACAATCTAAAATGAGTAATTCTATAATAGTTGAGGCTGTATTGGGTGTTATTTTGTTGCGCTTAAAAAAAATATTTAACAGTTTGTAA
- a CDS encoding DUF4271 domain-containing protein, with the protein MTEHILHPRITDTSDWVTILFIMAFGIIALTKSIYENRFEDFTKLIFSDKYTRIYRDSSHLMGMFSISLFFVQIISFSFFIQILLNSFGHGAKTDWILFIQIFTFLIYFILSKFLIEKIIGTTFKIEELVEQFNLQKVTYRTYVGLLLLPIDIILYYYDSILKNIPLLVLYSIVALNVLLYMFSIKNYRKEIFSKLFYFILYLCTLEIAPYYFMYYWFTKNSV; encoded by the coding sequence ATGACTGAACATATACTTCATCCTAGAATAACCGATACGAGCGATTGGGTAACCATCCTTTTTATTATGGCTTTTGGCATTATTGCTTTGACCAAATCCATCTATGAAAATCGCTTTGAAGATTTTACTAAATTAATTTTCTCCGATAAATACACCCGAATATACAGAGATAGCAGTCACTTGATGGGTATGTTTTCTATTTCGTTATTCTTTGTCCAAATTATTTCATTTTCATTTTTTATTCAAATTTTATTAAATAGTTTTGGTCACGGAGCTAAAACAGATTGGATATTATTCATTCAAATTTTCACTTTTCTTATCTACTTCATTTTATCGAAATTTCTAATCGAAAAAATCATTGGAACGACATTCAAAATCGAAGAACTAGTCGAACAGTTTAATTTACAAAAGGTTACATACCGAACATATGTCGGCTTATTATTACTCCCAATCGATATTATTTTATACTATTACGATTCAATTTTAAAAAATATTCCTCTGCTAGTCCTATATAGCATAGTAGCTCTGAACGTTTTACTTTATATGTTTTCGATAAAAAATTACAGAAAAGAAATTTTCAGTAAGTTGTTTTATTTTATTTTATATCTTTGCACTCTTGAAATAGCACCCTATTATTTTATGTATTATTGGTTTACAAAAAATAGCGTTTAG
- a CDS encoding uroporphyrinogen-III synthase: MKVKTILVSQPEPKVENSPYFELQQKHKVKIDFRPFIHVEGVSAKEIRLQKIDLNNYTAIILTSKNGVDHFFRVADEMRYKVPEGLKYFCQSEAIAFYLQKYVVYRKRKIYVGPKDFADLSPLIKKYKDEKFLLPASDQLNADIPITLNALKVDWTPATFYKTVMSDLSDLADVYYDVLAFFSPTGIKSLYKNFPDFEQNNTRIAVFGSTTQKEALDHGLRVDIMAPTPGTPSMTMALEKYIIEVNKAK; this comes from the coding sequence ATGAAAGTGAAAACAATTTTGGTGTCCCAACCAGAACCTAAAGTGGAAAATTCTCCATACTTTGAGCTGCAACAAAAGCATAAAGTGAAAATTGATTTCAGACCTTTTATTCATGTTGAAGGAGTAAGCGCAAAAGAAATTAGACTTCAAAAAATTGATCTTAACAACTACACTGCTATCATATTAACTAGCAAAAATGGTGTAGATCACTTTTTTAGAGTAGCAGATGAAATGCGATATAAGGTACCAGAAGGATTAAAATACTTTTGTCAATCTGAAGCAATTGCGTTTTATCTACAAAAATATGTAGTGTACAGAAAACGTAAAATCTATGTTGGACCAAAAGATTTTGCAGATTTATCGCCTTTAATTAAGAAATACAAAGACGAAAAATTCTTATTACCAGCATCTGACCAATTAAACGCAGACATTCCAATTACATTAAACGCTTTAAAAGTCGATTGGACTCCAGCTACTTTTTACAAAACAGTTATGAGTGATTTATCTGATTTGGCTGATGTTTATTATGATGTTCTAGCTTTCTTTAGCCCAACTGGAATTAAATCTTTATATAAAAATTTCCCTGATTTTGAACAAAACAATACTCGAATAGCCGTTTTTGGCAGTACTACTCAAAAAGAAGCTCTTGATCACGGATTACGTGTAGACATTATGGCTCCAACACCTGGAACTCCATCAATGACAATGGCTTTAGAAAAATATATTATCGAAGTTAATAAAGCAAAATAG